In one window of Shewanella goraebulensis DNA:
- a CDS encoding ABC transporter ATP-binding protein, producing the protein MIKISGLTKYYPSKLGRQYVFDKLSFEIPSNRNIAILGSNGAGKSTLFRMLAGSEYPNSGSITTDLNLSWPVALATGIHPQMTGSENTRFIGKINGISNLDIYESKVRKFSELGKKFDLPVQTYSSGMRTRLAFACSLSIDFDVYLIDEVTSVGDAKFREKAKKSLLERSLSANIIMVSHEMDELRNFCDSAIVLNKGELKFYDDIEQAITIYQAL; encoded by the coding sequence ATGATAAAAATCAGTGGATTGACAAAGTATTATCCTTCTAAACTTGGACGACAATACGTTTTTGATAAACTAAGTTTTGAAATTCCATCTAATAGAAATATAGCGATACTTGGTTCAAATGGAGCGGGTAAATCGACACTTTTTAGAATGCTAGCAGGGAGTGAATATCCGAACTCTGGCTCAATTACAACTGATCTAAACCTTTCTTGGCCAGTTGCTTTAGCTACAGGAATACACCCGCAAATGACTGGGAGTGAAAATACTCGGTTTATAGGAAAAATTAACGGTATTTCTAATTTAGATATTTACGAATCTAAAGTTAGAAAGTTTTCGGAATTAGGTAAAAAGTTTGACCTTCCGGTGCAAACATACTCCAGCGGTATGAGAACTAGACTTGCTTTTGCGTGTTCTTTATCCATTGATTTTGATGTATACCTCATCGATGAAGTCACTTCTGTAGGTGATGCGAAATTCAGAGAGAAAGCGAAAAAGTCTTTGTTAGAAAGGAGCCTTTCAGCCAATATCATTATGGTTAGTCACGAAATGGATGAACTCAGAAATTTCTGCGACAGTGCTATTGTCCTCAATAAGGGCGAGCTGAAGTTTTATGATGACATCGAACAAGCTATTACAATCTATCAGGCGTTATAA
- a CDS encoding ABC transporter permease, producing MSVIIKRNRWQIWRDVIFALFVREIRTNFNDKFGIAWSVVSPLAFIFILSFIRGKMSGEDIHSVPTFAFMVYGLLNIQFFLETLQNTSMAIQKNKALFAFRQVQPISSILATGLFSFLVKLTVYLFVLMVMYFIGIEIHIDNPLMLFFVFVLLWILAVSLGCILAVAKLYIREIGKIQSLATRPLFFISGTFFSLQDMPREYWVYFNWNPILHAIELSRYAAYETYGTNGVSLLFLAGVTLATLTLSLAFYFSNWKQAISQ from the coding sequence ATGTCAGTAATTATTAAACGTAATAGGTGGCAAATATGGCGTGATGTCATTTTTGCTCTTTTCGTTCGCGAAATCAGAACAAATTTTAATGACAAATTTGGTATAGCTTGGTCTGTAGTAAGCCCATTGGCATTTATATTTATTTTATCCTTTATTCGCGGCAAAATGTCAGGAGAAGATATTCATTCCGTGCCTACTTTTGCCTTCATGGTTTATGGGTTGCTCAACATACAGTTTTTTTTAGAAACATTACAAAATACGTCTATGGCGATTCAAAAAAATAAAGCATTATTTGCTTTTCGCCAAGTACAACCAATTAGCAGTATTCTAGCAACTGGCCTATTTTCATTTTTAGTGAAGTTAACCGTTTACCTTTTTGTTTTGATGGTTATGTATTTTATTGGTATCGAAATCCATATAGATAACCCTTTAATGTTATTTTTTGTGTTTGTGTTGCTTTGGATTCTGGCTGTTTCGCTGGGCTGTATTTTAGCTGTCGCTAAGTTGTATATTAGAGAAATAGGTAAAATCCAATCCTTAGCAACAAGACCACTTTTTTTCATATCAGGAACATTTTTTTCTTTACAAGATATGCCAAGAGAATATTGGGTATATTTCAATTGGAATCCAATTTTACATGCAATAGAGTTATCGAGGTACGCAGCTTATGAAACTTATGGAACAAATGGAGTAAGTCTGCTTTTTTTAGCTGGTGTAACGCTGGCGACTCTTACCTTATCACTCGCTTTTTATTTTTCAAATTGGAAACAGGCAATTAGTCAATAG
- a CDS encoding lipopolysaccharide biosynthesis protein: MNNFSKNLNDRFIDLKNSISEEKWQSSTSQYALAQQLAESDKKLAQRVMQRVCNMNPKNEEYKQFYNLLTSEINSKNYNVSKIIKKIKVPTGKFDAKKVKVFIVKPFIMFVCIPFLIFAFYQIFIATERYESQSQLTVQQPDSAATMDATMALLSGFSIGGSSNVDTELVKAFIFSKDMLNYLDSKVNLKAHYESNNVDFFTRLNEDSSDEDFLEFYQKYTEVLIDEKSGVITLKTQAYTPEFSQRINQAIVVHAEWYINSISHQLAEAQVTFINDEHLKITSRLELAKKNLLTFQQRNNLLDPEAEGLAFQQITYGLESQIATTSAELKSLKAIMTDKAPQVMVLESTLSALYQQLEIERNRLSEQGDSSNNQSAVSEVLTQFSEFKIALEIALQSYTSSEISLQKAKVEAYRKLKFLVVVETSTLPQDGKYPKIFYNTSLFAVLLLMLFGVGRIVIATAKELG, translated from the coding sequence ATGAACAATTTTTCGAAAAATCTAAATGATAGATTTATTGATTTAAAAAATTCTATTAGTGAAGAAAAGTGGCAAAGCAGTACTTCCCAATATGCACTGGCTCAACAACTTGCTGAAAGTGATAAAAAATTAGCTCAACGAGTTATGCAACGAGTTTGCAATATGAATCCTAAAAATGAAGAATATAAGCAGTTTTATAATCTTTTAACGAGCGAAATAAATAGTAAAAATTACAATGTGAGTAAAATAATAAAAAAAATTAAAGTTCCAACAGGTAAATTTGATGCTAAAAAGGTCAAAGTTTTTATCGTAAAACCTTTCATAATGTTTGTATGTATACCTTTCTTAATATTTGCATTTTATCAAATTTTTATTGCAACCGAACGTTATGAAAGTCAGTCGCAGTTGACAGTCCAACAACCTGATAGTGCAGCCACAATGGATGCAACCATGGCTCTTCTTAGTGGTTTTTCTATAGGAGGTAGTTCTAACGTTGATACTGAATTAGTTAAAGCATTTATTTTTTCAAAAGACATGCTCAATTATTTGGATTCTAAAGTTAACTTAAAAGCACATTATGAAAGCAATAATGTTGACTTCTTTACTCGTTTAAATGAAGACTCTTCCGATGAGGACTTTCTTGAGTTTTATCAAAAATATACTGAAGTGCTAATAGATGAAAAATCAGGTGTTATAACTCTAAAAACACAAGCATATACACCTGAATTCTCGCAAAGAATAAACCAAGCAATTGTTGTACATGCAGAGTGGTATATAAATTCAATTAGCCATCAATTAGCTGAAGCTCAAGTGACGTTTATTAATGATGAACATTTAAAAATCACCAGCAGATTAGAATTGGCAAAGAAAAATCTTCTGACTTTTCAACAACGAAATAACCTTCTAGATCCAGAAGCAGAAGGATTAGCATTTCAACAGATTACATATGGGCTCGAGTCTCAGATTGCTACCACTAGTGCTGAGTTAAAGTCATTAAAAGCGATAATGACAGACAAGGCGCCACAAGTAATGGTACTTGAGTCAACACTATCGGCTTTATATCAACAATTAGAGATAGAAAGAAATAGATTATCAGAACAGGGTGATAGCAGTAACAATCAATCAGCTGTAAGTGAAGTGTTAACACAATTTTCAGAGTTTAAAATTGCTTTAGAGATTGCTCTACAGTCATACACATCATCAGAGATTTCATTACAAAAGGCTAAAGTAGAAGCTTACAGGAAATTGAAGTTTCTTGTTGTTGTCGAAACTTCAACGTTACCTCAAGATGGCAAGTATCCAAAGATTTTTTATAATACTTCGTTATTTGCAGTGCTCCTATTGATGTTATTTGGAGTTGGAAGAATAGTGATTGCAACAGCTAAAGAGCTTGGATAA